A window of the Cystobacter fuscus genome harbors these coding sequences:
- a CDS encoding hydrolase gives MPPKASPTPGKGLLSPTDHALILIDHQSQMTFATHSIDIAQLRNNTALISKAAAGFRVPTLLTTVAEKSFSGPLFPEITEAFPGAKVYDRTSMNAWEDKQVITQINAFEKERLVFAGLWTGVCIVGPVVSAIDQGFKTFVITDACGDVSDEAHERAVQRMIQAGAVPMTSLQYLLELQRDWAREATYGLTTGIAKTHGGGYGIGLQYAKTMFGASEGGH, from the coding sequence ATGCCGCCCAAAGCCTCCCCCACGCCCGGAAAGGGCCTCCTGTCGCCCACCGACCATGCCTTGATCCTGATCGATCACCAGTCGCAGATGACCTTCGCGACGCATTCGATCGACATCGCGCAACTGCGCAACAACACCGCGCTCATCTCCAAGGCCGCCGCTGGCTTCCGCGTCCCGACCCTGCTGACCACGGTCGCGGAGAAGAGCTTCTCGGGGCCGTTGTTCCCGGAGATCACCGAGGCGTTTCCTGGTGCGAAGGTCTACGACCGCACCTCCATGAATGCCTGGGAAGACAAGCAGGTGATCACCCAGATCAACGCCTTCGAGAAGGAGCGGCTGGTGTTCGCGGGACTGTGGACGGGCGTGTGTATCGTGGGTCCCGTCGTGTCGGCGATCGACCAGGGCTTCAAGACGTTCGTCATCACCGATGCCTGCGGTGATGTGTCCGACGAGGCGCACGAGCGTGCGGTGCAGCGGATGATCCAGGCCGGTGCGGTTCCGATGACCAGCCTGCAGTACCTGCTCGAGCTGCAGCGCGATTGGGCGCGCGAGGCCACGTACGGCCTGACCACCGGCATCGCCAAGACCCACGGTGGCGGCTACGGAATCGGCTTGCAGTACGCCAAGACGATGTTCGGAGCGTCCGAAGGCGGTCACTGA
- a CDS encoding cytochrome P450, with protein sequence MRVPTAPARWPLLGHSWPLLSRPRDFLLSLEKVGSLVRVYIGQMPMVVITDPELTRQVLHDSATFDKGGSLYEKLSELTGNGLLTSQSEPHKRQRRLVQPAFKKSSIKDYSSVMAGVVEVALRDWEDDAVVDMKAAAYHIVSRIAARSMFSAEMADASIARIAEALSIYLNGLFVRTVGPGVLFERLPTPGNLRYKQALEVLHQEISRIISEYIASGVEREDVLSILLREKDEGDGAGLSPQEVHDQVTTLLLAGIETSAATLCWCLYLLSHHPDVTQRLQAELDGVLGGRAAQWDDIPELKQTRRIVMEALRLYPPGWLFTRVTMRDTVLGAYPLPRGTGIAYSPYLLHRSPSSFEQPDRFDPDRWLPERSNRLSMNSFVPFGGGVRRCIGEMLGVTEVMLTLATIASHWEARCVREGPIEPAPAHVSLIPKQLRMRVTRRKR encoded by the coding sequence ATGCGGGTCCCGACCGCCCCCGCTCGTTGGCCACTTCTCGGACATTCCTGGCCCCTGCTCTCCAGACCACGAGATTTCCTTCTCTCGTTGGAGAAGGTCGGGAGTCTCGTCCGTGTCTACATCGGGCAGATGCCCATGGTGGTCATCACCGATCCCGAACTCACGCGTCAGGTCCTGCATGACAGCGCCACCTTCGATAAAGGAGGCTCCCTCTACGAGAAGCTGAGCGAGCTGACGGGCAATGGGCTGCTCACGAGCCAGTCGGAGCCGCACAAACGACAGCGTCGCCTGGTGCAGCCCGCCTTCAAGAAAAGTTCGATCAAGGACTACTCGTCCGTCATGGCCGGGGTCGTCGAGGTGGCGCTCCGCGACTGGGAAGATGACGCCGTGGTCGACATGAAGGCCGCCGCCTATCACATCGTCTCCCGCATCGCGGCGCGATCGATGTTCTCGGCTGAAATGGCCGACGCCTCCATCGCGAGAATCGCCGAGGCCCTGTCCATCTACCTCAACGGCCTCTTCGTGCGAACGGTGGGGCCGGGTGTGCTCTTCGAGCGGCTGCCCACTCCTGGCAACCTCCGCTACAAGCAGGCGCTCGAGGTGCTGCATCAGGAGATCAGCAGGATCATCTCGGAGTACATCGCGTCCGGAGTGGAACGCGAGGACGTGCTGTCCATCCTCCTGAGGGAAAAGGACGAGGGCGATGGCGCGGGACTGTCCCCCCAGGAGGTCCACGATCAAGTCACGACACTGCTGCTGGCGGGAATCGAGACGTCGGCCGCGACCCTGTGCTGGTGTCTGTACCTGCTGAGCCACCATCCGGACGTCACCCAACGGCTCCAGGCCGAGTTGGACGGTGTTCTCGGTGGGCGGGCCGCACAATGGGATGACATCCCCGAGCTGAAGCAAACACGTCGAATCGTCATGGAGGCGCTGCGCCTCTATCCACCGGGCTGGCTCTTCACCCGGGTGACGATGCGTGACACCGTCCTCGGCGCCTACCCGCTCCCGCGGGGAACCGGGATCGCGTACAGCCCCTATCTGCTGCACCGCAGCCCCAGTTCCTTCGAACAGCCGGACCGCTTCGATCCCGACCGGTGGCTCCCCGAGCGCTCCAACCGCCTGTCGATGAACAGCTTCGTCCCCTTCGGTGGGGGGGTTCGCCGCTGTATCGGGGAGATGCTCGGGGTGACCGAGGTCATGCTGACCCTGGCGACGATCGCCTCGCACTGGGAGGCGCGGTGCGTGCGCGAGGGGCCGATCGAGCCCGCGCCAGCACATGTCTCGTTGATCCCGAAGCAGTTGCGGATGCGGGTCACACGTCGGAAGAGGTAA
- a CDS encoding alpha/beta fold hydrolase translates to MSTFTTADGCELDYHLAGSSSSERTLVLLHGWSQSRAMFDRVIPMLASHYRVVSYDQRGHGESGHPPHGARIARLARDLDELLTYLGIERADFAGHSMGASVLWSYLDLFGSAKVSSLIIIDQPSACTVLPWLNKVEATEVGAILDFPGAEAFCKGVLGPDAAAVRHDFLVSMLTKQISSADLAWLYQENLKLEGGFGSRLLLDHIMQDWRDVLPRIDVPTLVMAGEVSHVNPASQKWSAEQIPGAQLRIFTAEEGGSHFPFFERPEPFATALRSFLDAQPVPRARAGAVA, encoded by the coding sequence ATGAGCACCTTCACCACCGCCGACGGATGCGAACTGGACTATCACCTCGCGGGTTCGAGTTCGAGCGAGCGTACCCTGGTATTGCTGCACGGCTGGTCACAGTCGCGCGCGATGTTCGATCGGGTCATCCCCATGCTCGCCAGTCATTACCGTGTCGTCAGCTACGACCAGCGTGGCCACGGTGAGTCCGGCCATCCTCCGCACGGCGCTCGCATCGCCCGGCTCGCGCGTGACCTCGACGAACTCCTGACGTACCTGGGGATCGAGCGGGCGGATTTCGCGGGCCACTCCATGGGGGCGTCGGTGCTGTGGAGCTACCTCGACCTGTTCGGCTCCGCGAAGGTGAGTTCGCTCATCATCATCGACCAGCCCAGTGCCTGCACGGTTCTCCCCTGGTTGAACAAGGTCGAGGCGACCGAAGTGGGGGCCATCTTGGATTTCCCCGGTGCCGAGGCCTTCTGCAAGGGCGTCCTCGGTCCCGACGCGGCGGCCGTGCGGCACGACTTCCTCGTCTCCATGCTCACCAAACAGATCTCCAGCGCGGATCTGGCGTGGCTCTACCAGGAGAACCTCAAGCTCGAGGGCGGCTTCGGCTCACGGCTGTTGCTGGACCACATCATGCAGGACTGGCGCGACGTGCTGCCACGCATCGACGTGCCGACGCTGGTGATGGCCGGCGAGGTCAGCCACGTCAACCCGGCCTCGCAGAAGTGGAGCGCCGAGCAAATCCCGGGCGCCCAGTTGCGCATCTTCACCGCCGAGGAGGGGGGCTCGCACTTCCCATTCTTCGAGCGGCCGGAGCCCTTCGCGACCGCCTTGCGCTCCTTCCTCGACGCCCAGCCGGTGCCGCGTGCCCGGGCAGGCGCCGTCGCCTGA
- a CDS encoding MFS transporter: MPSDAPAIGAWAPLRHPRFRALWLAVLTSNVGTWVQDVAASWFMSERTGSPLMVAAVQSATTLPVVAFALVAGTLADIVDRRRYLLGVQLWMLLVVTLVALQAHAGRLGAWSLLCLTFALGTGAAMAMPAQAATTADLVPRTVLAPAVALSSIGMNIARSIGPALGGLVVARFGVAWAFSLNALSFLGVVFVLWRWRPVQSVSTLPAESFGGALRAGLRYAVRAGEFRSVLVKSACFFVFASALPSQLAIVVRQQLSAGAGTYGMLLGFIGAGAIGGAIVLPKLRERFNADRLVPAATLVYSLTMLALAGIRDLRLLCVAMLANGVSWITVLSSLQTAAHVSVPAWVRARALSLYIMVFSAGMAGGSLIWGTLAQHAGTGFALTVAAVLAVLAGVFSLRFRLSVAMARDTAPSAHWPQPAVAAKIDHARGPVLVTVEYLIGPTNREEFLHHIHQLGGTRQRDGAVQWGVMEDAAQPGRFLEYFIVDSWLEHLRQHERVTHEEQRLQDRLRALHLDARPPSVRHFVGATPSSSYLVALENVS; the protein is encoded by the coding sequence ATGCCTTCTGATGCTCCGGCGATTGGCGCATGGGCACCGCTTCGCCATCCCAGGTTCCGTGCGCTCTGGCTGGCGGTTCTGACCAGCAACGTCGGAACCTGGGTCCAGGATGTCGCCGCCTCCTGGTTCATGTCGGAGCGGACGGGCTCACCGCTCATGGTCGCGGCTGTGCAGTCCGCGACGACGCTGCCGGTCGTGGCGTTCGCGCTCGTTGCCGGCACCCTGGCGGATATCGTTGATCGTCGGCGATACCTGCTCGGGGTGCAGCTGTGGATGCTCCTCGTGGTCACCCTGGTCGCCCTGCAGGCACATGCCGGCCGGCTCGGTGCCTGGTCCCTGCTGTGTCTGACATTCGCGCTCGGCACGGGCGCGGCGATGGCGATGCCCGCACAGGCCGCGACCACCGCCGACCTGGTCCCGCGCACGGTGCTGGCGCCGGCAGTGGCCTTGAGCTCCATTGGTATGAATATCGCGCGATCCATCGGCCCCGCCCTGGGCGGGCTGGTCGTGGCGCGATTCGGCGTGGCCTGGGCATTCTCACTGAATGCGCTGTCGTTCCTGGGGGTGGTGTTCGTCCTGTGGCGGTGGAGGCCGGTGCAGTCCGTCTCGACCCTGCCCGCCGAGTCTTTCGGAGGAGCACTGCGCGCGGGGTTGCGCTATGCGGTGCGAGCCGGCGAGTTCCGGTCGGTGTTGGTCAAGTCGGCCTGCTTCTTCGTGTTCGCCAGTGCTCTCCCCTCGCAGCTGGCGATCGTGGTTCGACAGCAGCTCTCCGCTGGAGCGGGCACCTATGGAATGTTGCTGGGGTTCATCGGTGCGGGTGCCATCGGTGGAGCCATCGTCTTGCCGAAGCTCCGCGAGCGGTTCAATGCCGACAGGCTGGTGCCAGCCGCGACCCTGGTCTACTCCCTCACCATGCTGGCCCTGGCGGGCATCCGCGATCTGCGGCTCCTCTGCGTGGCGATGCTGGCCAACGGCGTGTCGTGGATCACCGTGCTGTCATCGCTGCAGACAGCCGCGCATGTCTCGGTACCCGCCTGGGTTCGCGCCCGGGCGCTGTCGCTCTACATCATGGTCTTCTCCGCGGGCATGGCGGGTGGCAGCCTGATCTGGGGGACGCTCGCGCAGCACGCCGGCACCGGGTTCGCGCTGACGGTGGCGGCGGTATTGGCGGTGCTCGCGGGGGTCTTCTCGCTGCGCTTCCGTCTGAGCGTGGCCATGGCGCGGGATACCGCCCCGTCCGCACATTGGCCGCAGCCGGCCGTGGCCGCGAAGATCGATCATGCCCGAGGTCCGGTGCTCGTGACGGTGGAATACCTCATCGGGCCAACGAATCGCGAGGAGTTCCTGCACCACATCCATCAACTCGGAGGCACTCGCCAGCGCGACGGTGCGGTGCAGTGGGGGGTGATGGAAGACGCGGCGCAGCCGGGTCGCTTTCTCGAATATTTCATCGTCGATTCCTGGCTGGAGCACCTCCGCCAGCATGAGCGTGTCACCCACGAGGAGCAGCGCTTGCAGGACAGGCTTCGTGCCCTGCATCTCGACGCGCGGCCACCGTCCGTGCGCCACTTCGTCGGCGCCACGCCATCAAGCTCTTACCTCGTCGCGTTGGAGAACGTCTCATGA
- a CDS encoding amidohydrolase, with protein sequence MADMIVKNARITTLDRDNPSATALAVADGNLLAIGEEAAVMAHATARTRIIDAGGRRLIPGLNDSHLHLIRGGLNYNMELRWDGVRTLADAMAMLKEQVARTPAPQWVRVVGGFSEHQFAEKRLPTLRELNEAAPETPVFILHLYDRALLNRAALRAVGYTKDSPEPLGGRLERDHAGNPTGLLLAKPNALILYATLAMGPKLPPEFQLNSTRHFMRELNRLGITSVIDAGGGFQNYPEDYEIIQKLHADGELTVRIAYNLFTQKKGGELADFDKWSRMLTPLQGDGMLRHNGAGEMLVFSAADFEDFREPRPELPQGMEGELEDVVRLLAQRRWPFRIHATYDESISRVLDVYEKVNREVPFDGLHWFIDHAETISDRNIERVRALRGGIAIQHRMAYQGEYFAERYGSAATRNTPPVRKMLEAGVPVGAGTDATRVASYNPWVALYWMVTGRTVGGLSMYGDDNLLEREEALRLYTHGSAWLSHEQDRKGILKVGQYADFALLSSDFLHVPEEAIKDITSVLTVVGGKVVHGGGDFGPLAPSLPKPMPDWSPVNRFGGYQGGTQAQARAMFARAQRHSHSHGTSCAVHGHGKDHAAHHPTPGGGLRDFWGALGCLCYAF encoded by the coding sequence ATGGCCGACATGATCGTCAAAAATGCCCGGATCACCACCCTGGACCGGGATAACCCGTCGGCGACGGCGTTGGCCGTCGCCGATGGCAACCTGCTGGCAATCGGCGAAGAGGCCGCGGTGATGGCGCATGCCACCGCCAGGACCCGGATCATCGATGCCGGAGGCCGGCGTCTCATCCCCGGCCTCAATGACAGCCACCTCCATCTGATCCGCGGTGGCCTGAACTACAACATGGAGCTGCGCTGGGACGGCGTGCGCACGCTGGCCGACGCGATGGCGATGCTCAAGGAGCAGGTGGCGCGGACACCGGCACCGCAGTGGGTGCGGGTGGTGGGCGGCTTCAGCGAGCACCAGTTCGCGGAGAAGCGGCTGCCGACGCTGCGGGAGCTCAACGAGGCCGCGCCGGAGACCCCGGTCTTCATCCTGCATCTGTACGACCGGGCACTCCTCAACCGCGCCGCCTTGCGCGCGGTCGGATACACCAAGGACAGTCCTGAGCCTCTCGGTGGGCGGCTCGAGCGAGACCATGCCGGCAATCCCACGGGCCTGCTGCTGGCCAAACCCAATGCGCTGATCCTGTACGCGACGTTGGCGATGGGACCGAAGCTGCCGCCGGAGTTCCAGCTCAACTCCACCCGCCATTTCATGCGCGAGCTGAACCGGCTGGGCATCACCTCGGTGATCGATGCCGGCGGAGGCTTCCAGAACTACCCGGAAGACTACGAAATCATCCAGAAGCTGCATGCCGACGGCGAGCTGACGGTGCGCATCGCCTACAACCTGTTCACCCAGAAGAAGGGGGGCGAGCTCGCGGACTTCGACAAGTGGTCGCGGATGCTGACGCCGCTCCAGGGCGACGGCATGCTGCGTCACAACGGCGCGGGCGAGATGCTGGTCTTCTCGGCGGCGGACTTCGAGGATTTTCGTGAACCGCGCCCGGAGCTGCCGCAGGGCATGGAGGGCGAGCTGGAAGACGTGGTTCGCCTGCTGGCGCAGCGCCGCTGGCCGTTCCGCATCCATGCCACCTACGACGAGAGCATCAGCCGCGTGCTCGATGTCTACGAGAAGGTGAATCGCGAGGTGCCCTTCGACGGACTGCACTGGTTCATCGACCACGCCGAGACCATCTCCGATCGCAACATCGAACGCGTGCGCGCCCTGCGGGGCGGTATCGCCATCCAGCATCGCATGGCGTACCAGGGCGAGTACTTCGCGGAGCGCTACGGCAGCGCGGCGACCCGGAACACTCCGCCGGTGCGCAAGATGCTGGAGGCGGGCGTGCCGGTCGGCGCCGGCACCGATGCCACGCGCGTGGCCAGCTACAACCCGTGGGTGGCGTTGTATTGGATGGTTACCGGCCGCACCGTGGGCGGTCTGTCGATGTATGGCGACGACAACCTGCTGGAACGAGAAGAAGCGCTGCGCCTGTACACGCACGGCAGCGCGTGGCTCTCCCATGAGCAGGATCGCAAGGGCATCCTGAAGGTTGGCCAGTATGCCGATTTCGCACTGCTGTCCTCGGACTTCCTCCACGTGCCGGAAGAAGCCATCAAGGACATCACCAGCGTGTTGACCGTGGTGGGTGGCAAGGTGGTGCACGGCGGTGGTGACTTCGGCCCGCTCGCCCCCTCGCTGCCCAAGCCCATGCCGGACTGGTCGCCGGTGAACCGGTTTGGAGGCTACCAGGGCGGCACCCAGGCGCAGGCCCGTGCCATGTTCGCTCGAGCGCAACGGCATTCTCACTCACACGGAACGTCGTGTGCCGTGCATGGTCATGGCAAGGATCACGCCGCACACCACCCGACGCCAGGCGGCGGGCTGCGCGACTTCTGGGGTGCGTTGGGATGCTTGTGCTATGCCTTCTGA
- a CDS encoding sensor histidine kinase, which produces MVGTRLRGPVRFWQQALFLGLVAVLTFFADTARAFSQDRRLTQFHHTRWTIKEGAPGQISAIAQTEDGYLWLAAAASLYRFEGIRFERFEPPSGDPFSTIQTLYAPPDGGLWIGFQLGGVAFLKEGHLTRYHGTEGAPTRSVSAFATDRDGNVWASEMRGGLFRLSGTRWEQIGESWGYPGSKSRHLFVDRDGTLWVATEKTLLYLPRGAHRFVPTDVSVGWVFQLRQAPDGRIWMTESGGDVRPIPVPGHGQTENPPTLHVESAGMLFARDGSLWLTTLGDGVRRLAHPERSSAGDAAEVGGEVESFTEKDGLSADYAWPVLEDREGNVWVGTSGGLDRFRTSSMVLAEFPRGSHDFALIAGNAGEVWAGTTNRPLMRLHDGEVSFEQLGSPVRSAYRDEEGVVWLGADDGLWRVEDGRLSRVTPLPDPLAQVQAMTRDRHGTLWVSLTTGGLMQWEDGRWHSVEEPLGPLDGESIHTAMTDGRGRVWLGHQRGIITRVDGDEVRRFTEDDGLRLGVVAALTAGRRYVWVGGQFGLAFHDGERFRPLVADGDESFRSVSGIIERPDGSLWVHAVPGVFHVPAEEVRRAVGDPGHRVRYELFDFLDGLPARPTLLRPLPTAIAGGDGRLWFATSNGVVWIDPERIARNPLPPPVSILSVKADGRRYAPAADVTLPIHPANLEIDYAALSLSIPERVRFRYRLEGVDEHWQDVGTRRTAYYGNLAPGQYRFHVIASNNDGVWNEHGASLEFVVPPAVHQTWWFRTLCMAAGLLLLWLMYLLRLRQLTAKMRGRLEERHAERERIARELHDTLLQSVQGLVLRLQAVAEQLPEHEPARQAMEKALDRADEVLAEGRDRVMDLRSSAHAGRDLSDALVRVGKELAENLPMSFRLVTEGVPQELNAAVQVEIFLIGREALLNAFQHAGGTAVEAELHYDSDELRVRIRDDGAGVDPEVLEMGGRPGHWGLAGMHERAARIGATLQVWSRTDAGTEVELKVPAEIVYRRRPKAAWWSRLKDIARLARGR; this is translated from the coding sequence ATGGTGGGGACGAGGCTCAGGGGACCCGTCAGGTTCTGGCAGCAGGCGCTGTTCCTCGGACTCGTCGCGGTGCTCACGTTCTTCGCGGACACGGCGCGGGCATTCAGTCAGGACCGACGCCTCACTCAGTTCCACCACACCCGGTGGACGATCAAGGAAGGAGCTCCCGGCCAGATCTCCGCGATCGCTCAGACAGAAGACGGGTATCTGTGGCTTGCCGCGGCCGCTTCGTTGTACCGGTTCGAGGGCATCCGCTTCGAACGGTTCGAGCCGCCCTCGGGCGATCCCTTCTCCACCATCCAGACCTTGTACGCCCCGCCCGACGGTGGGCTGTGGATCGGCTTCCAGCTCGGCGGCGTCGCGTTCCTGAAAGAGGGACACTTGACCCGGTATCATGGCACCGAGGGCGCACCGACCAGGTCGGTTTCCGCCTTCGCCACGGATCGGGACGGCAACGTCTGGGCCTCCGAAATGCGTGGAGGACTGTTCCGTCTGTCCGGCACGCGCTGGGAACAGATTGGAGAATCCTGGGGGTATCCGGGCAGCAAGTCCCGGCACCTGTTCGTGGATCGGGACGGCACGCTGTGGGTCGCCACCGAGAAGACCCTGTTGTATCTGCCGCGCGGCGCGCACAGGTTCGTGCCCACGGACGTCAGCGTCGGGTGGGTGTTCCAGTTGAGGCAGGCACCGGATGGAAGGATCTGGATGACGGAATCGGGCGGTGACGTGCGACCGATTCCGGTGCCCGGCCACGGACAGACGGAGAATCCCCCCACCCTGCATGTGGAGTCGGCGGGCATGTTGTTCGCCCGCGACGGGAGCCTGTGGCTCACCACCCTGGGTGATGGGGTCCGCCGCCTCGCCCATCCCGAGCGCTCGTCGGCCGGAGACGCGGCGGAGGTGGGTGGGGAGGTGGAGTCCTTCACCGAGAAGGATGGCCTGAGCGCGGATTACGCATGGCCAGTGCTCGAGGATCGCGAGGGCAATGTCTGGGTGGGCACCAGCGGCGGGCTCGATCGCTTCCGCACCAGCTCGATGGTGCTGGCGGAGTTCCCGCGCGGTTCGCACGATTTCGCCCTGATCGCGGGGAATGCCGGCGAGGTCTGGGCGGGTACCACCAACCGTCCGCTCATGCGCTTGCACGACGGCGAGGTCTCGTTCGAGCAGCTCGGCTCCCCGGTCCGCTCCGCCTACCGCGACGAAGAGGGTGTGGTCTGGCTGGGAGCGGACGACGGCCTGTGGCGGGTGGAGGACGGCCGCCTGAGTCGCGTCACGCCACTGCCGGATCCGCTCGCGCAGGTGCAGGCCATGACTCGCGATCGCCATGGCACACTCTGGGTGTCCCTGACGACCGGTGGACTGATGCAGTGGGAGGATGGCCGTTGGCACTCGGTGGAGGAGCCGCTGGGTCCTTTGGATGGCGAGAGCATCCACACCGCGATGACCGATGGTCGCGGACGGGTATGGCTGGGCCATCAGCGGGGCATCATCACGCGGGTCGACGGCGACGAGGTCCGGCGGTTCACCGAGGACGACGGGCTCAGGCTGGGGGTGGTCGCCGCCCTGACCGCCGGCCGCCGGTATGTGTGGGTCGGCGGCCAGTTCGGACTGGCCTTCCATGACGGTGAGCGCTTTCGTCCACTCGTCGCCGACGGTGACGAATCGTTCCGCAGCGTGAGCGGCATCATCGAGCGCCCCGATGGCAGCCTGTGGGTGCATGCCGTGCCGGGGGTCTTTCACGTCCCGGCGGAGGAGGTCCGGCGCGCGGTAGGCGATCCCGGCCATCGCGTGCGCTATGAGTTGTTCGACTTCCTCGACGGGCTTCCGGCCAGGCCGACGCTGCTGCGTCCGTTGCCCACGGCCATCGCGGGCGGCGACGGGCGTCTGTGGTTCGCCACCAGCAACGGTGTGGTCTGGATCGATCCCGAGCGGATCGCCCGCAATCCGTTGCCTCCACCGGTGTCCATCCTCTCCGTGAAGGCCGATGGCCGCCGGTACGCGCCAGCAGCGGACGTGACGCTTCCGATCCATCCCGCCAACCTGGAGATCGACTATGCCGCGCTCAGCCTGTCCATCCCCGAGCGCGTGCGTTTCCGCTACCGGTTGGAAGGCGTGGACGAGCACTGGCAGGACGTCGGTACGCGGCGCACCGCCTATTATGGCAACCTGGCGCCGGGGCAGTACCGCTTCCACGTGATCGCATCGAACAACGACGGCGTGTGGAACGAGCACGGCGCGAGCCTCGAGTTCGTCGTTCCGCCCGCGGTCCACCAGACCTGGTGGTTTCGCACGCTCTGCATGGCGGCCGGACTGCTGCTGCTCTGGCTGATGTATCTGCTGCGTCTGCGCCAACTGACCGCGAAGATGCGCGGCCGTCTGGAGGAGCGGCACGCGGAGCGCGAGCGGATCGCCCGGGAGCTGCACGACACCCTCCTGCAGAGCGTGCAGGGGCTGGTGCTCCGGTTGCAGGCCGTCGCCGAGCAGCTCCCCGAGCACGAGCCGGCACGTCAGGCGATGGAGAAGGCCCTGGATCGCGCGGACGAGGTACTGGCCGAGGGCCGCGACCGGGTGATGGATCTGCGCTCGTCCGCCCACGCGGGTCGCGACCTGTCGGACGCGCTCGTGCGGGTCGGGAAGGAGTTGGCGGAGAACCTCCCGATGTCGTTCCGTCTGGTCACGGAAGGTGTGCCACAAGAGTTGAACGCCGCCGTGCAGGTGGAGATCTTCTTGATCGGCCGAGAGGCCCTGCTCAACGCGTTCCAGCACGCGGGAGGCACGGCCGTGGAAGCAGAACTCCACTACGACTCCGACGAGTTGCGCGTGCGGATCCGGGACGACGGCGCGGGCGTGGACCCGGAGGTTCTCGAAATGGGCGGCCGTCCGGGGCACTGGGGCCTCGCGGGGATGCACGAACGGGCAGCGAGGATCGGGGCTACATTGCAAGTGTGGAGCCGGACCGATGCCGGCACGGAAGTGGAATTGAAGGTCCCAGCCGAGATCGTCTACCGGCGGAGGCCGAAAGCGGCCTGGTGGAGCAGGCTGAAGGATATCGCCCGCCTGGCGCGAGGGAGATGA
- a CDS encoding response regulator, producing MSSTNPPIRILIVDDHPLLREGLSSMIAGQPDMKLVAEAENGEQALQAFRDHLPDITLMDVQMPTMNGIDAITAIRTEFPTARIIILTTYKGDMQALRAIKAGASGYLLKSMLRKELVETIRSVHAGRRRIAADIATEMAEHVADDELTARECDVLRLVASGSANKEVAARMGISEETVKTHMKNVLTKLGAKDRTHAVVVALKRGIIDI from the coding sequence ATGAGCTCCACGAACCCGCCCATTCGCATCCTGATTGTCGACGATCATCCGCTGCTGCGCGAAGGGCTCAGCAGCATGATCGCCGGGCAACCGGACATGAAGCTGGTCGCCGAGGCGGAGAATGGAGAGCAGGCCCTGCAAGCCTTCCGCGACCACCTGCCAGACATCACGCTGATGGACGTGCAGATGCCCACGATGAATGGCATCGATGCGATCACGGCGATCCGCACCGAGTTCCCCACCGCGAGAATCATCATCCTGACGACCTACAAGGGCGACATGCAGGCGTTGCGCGCCATCAAGGCAGGCGCGTCCGGATATCTGCTCAAGAGCATGTTGCGCAAGGAGTTGGTGGAAACCATCCGCAGCGTGCATGCGGGACGTCGCCGCATCGCCGCGGATATCGCCACCGAGATGGCCGAGCACGTGGCGGACGACGAATTGACGGCACGGGAATGTGACGTCCTGCGCCTCGTGGCCAGCGGCAGCGCCAACAAGGAAGTCGCCGCCCGGATGGGCATCTCCGAGGAGACGGTCAAGACGCACATGAAGAACGTCCTGACCAAGCTCGGCGCCAAGGACAGGACGCATGCGGTGGTCGTCGCGCTGAAGCGGGGAATCATCGATATCTGA
- a CDS encoding DUF1427 family protein, whose translation MSWKLGVGLLLGLAIGFGCRWLGIPVPAPPVLVGASLVVAMTSGYLLADNFIAAHPARHRHDCGGPSGDTKEPRT comes from the coding sequence ATGAGCTGGAAACTAGGTGTTGGCCTGCTGCTCGGCCTTGCCATCGGCTTTGGTTGCCGCTGGCTGGGAATTCCCGTACCCGCGCCGCCCGTGCTGGTTGGCGCTTCACTCGTTGTCGCCATGACGAGCGGCTACCTGCTGGCCGACAATTTCATCGCGGCGCACCCCGCGCGTCATCGCCACGACTGCGGCGGGCCCAGCGGTGATACCAAGGAGCCGCGCACATGA
- a CDS encoding DUF1427 family protein has translation MMELLVGPVLALAIGAGCRLLDIPLPAPPKLQGALLVLAMTVGYLLGDHLLG, from the coding sequence ATGATGGAACTCCTGGTCGGTCCTGTCCTGGCGTTGGCCATTGGTGCCGGCTGCCGCCTCCTCGACATTCCCTTGCCCGCCCCGCCGAAGCTGCAAGGCGCGCTGCTGGTGCTGGCAATGACCGTTGGCTATCTGCTCGGCGATCATCTCCTGGGTTGA